One window from the genome of Kryptolebias marmoratus isolate JLee-2015 linkage group LG1, ASM164957v2, whole genome shotgun sequence encodes:
- the LOC108233571 gene encoding isotocin-neurophysin IT 1 — protein sequence MSGAAVSLCLLFILSVCSACYISNCPIGGKRSLMDAPLRKCMSCGPGDKGRCFGPSICCGEGLGCLLGSPESARCVEENYLLTPCQAGGRPCGSEGGRCAASGVCCDAESCTTDQSCLVEDDTDDQTSQFDGSDPGDVILRLLHLASHTSHRIHQ from the exons ATGAGTGGAGCTGCCGTGTCCTTGTGCCTACTTTTCATCCTGTCTGTATGTTCGGCATGTTACATCTCCAACTGTCCCATTGGTGGGAAGAGGTCGCTCATGGATGCACCACTGCGTAAG TGCATGTCCTGTGGCCCCGGAGATAAGGGCCGCTGCTTCGGCCCCAGCATCTGCTGCGGGGAGGGCCTGGGCTGCCTGCTGGGCTCCCCAGAATCGGCTCGCTGTGTGGAGGAGAACTACCTGCTCACCCCCTGCCAGGCAGGAGGGAGACCCTGCGGCTCTGAGGGGGGGCGCTGCGCTGCTTCAGGAGTCTGCTGTGATGCAG AGAGCTGCACCACGGATCAGTCCTGCCTCGTCGAGGACGACACAGACGACCAGACGAGCCAGTTTGACGGCAGCGACCCAGGAGATGTCATCCTCAGGCTCCTGCACCTGGCCAGCCACACCTCTCACCGAATCCACCAATGA